DNA sequence from the Acidobacteriota bacterium genome:
AGGAAAGAACACCCAGCGCCGACTTGCCCTGGTCGAGCCGCAGGCCCACCTGACGCACGGCCGCGTCCGGGCCGTGACACTCGTAGCAGTGGTCCGAGAGGATCGGCCGGACGTCTCGATTGAAGGAGAGGGGCTCGCCCGGACCCGCGATGTCGTGCTCCACGGGCGGAACTTCACGCGCCGCGACGCCAACTCCCCCAACCTCTTCCTCATACGCCAGAGGCCACTCCGCACCGGCATCGATCCACGCCTCGAGCAGCGCCCGCTCCGCCTCCTCGAGCGCCCGCGGCGGCGGCATCTCCAGTTCGTCCTCGCGCCGAATCGCAGCCACGAGCAGGCTCGACTCGGCATCCCCAGGCACGATCGCCGCTCCCCGGCCACCCCCGATCAACATCGCCGGCCGCGAGTCCAGCCGCAGATTTCCCCGCTGCCTCAGAGGCCCGTGACAGGCGAAACAGCGGCTCTTCAACACCGGCAGGACTTCCGACTCGAAGTCCGGAAGCGTCGCGGCTTTGGCGAGTCCCCCACCGCCTGCAAGCAAACCCAAGCCCATCAGCATCGCACCCGCGACCCTGCTGACTCTTGTGTCCATACGTCTCAACCGCTCCGGAACCCAATCCTCTTTCTGGATTCCGAGGATGTTACCGCGCCGCCGGTCCGCTGGGACCCTCTCCTCCGGCCCAGACCGGGCGGGTGCAGCGACGCTTCCGGCGGTACACTGCCGGCCCCATGGACTTCGGCGTCTGCGTCGCCAGCAAGATCGACGACATCGGCTACATCGAGAGGGCGGAAGCGCTCGGGTACAGCCATGCGTGGATCGCCGACAGCCAGATGATCTGGTCGGACTGCTATGCGGTGCTGGCGCTGGCCGCGGAGCGGACGAGCCGCATCAAGTTGGGGACCGGCGTCGCGATCACCGGAACGCGGATCGCGCCGGTCACGGCGCACAGCATCGCGACGATCAACAGGATCGCTCCGGGACGCACCTTCCTCGGCATCGGCGCCGGCAACACGGCGCTCCGACTGATGGGACACCGTCCGGTCGGCGTCAAGGAGTTCGGCGAGTACCTGCGCGTAGTGCGGGCGCTGCTCGACGGCCAGGAGGTCGACTTCACGTTCCGCGACCGCACGGAGCCGCTGCGCTTCCTGATGGAGGAACAGGGCTTCATCGCCACCGAGCCGCGCATCCCGATGTACGTCTCCGGCTTCGGTCCCAAGAGCCAGGGTCTGGCGGGCGAAGTCGGCGATGGCCTCGTCATGTCGATTCCGCCGAACGCCTCACTGTTCGACCGGGCGATCGAGAACTGCCGCCGCGGCGCCGAGGCGGCCGGCCACGACTTCGACCAGGACAGCTTCTACACGTGCTCGCTGACCACCGCCGTGATTCTGGAGCCCGGTGAGGATCTGGCCTCGCCGCGGGTGATCGAGGAGTGCGGTCCCTTCGTGCTCTCCGGCCTGCACTACCTCTACGACCAGCAGCACCAGTTCGACCGCGAGCCGCCGCCCCATGTGCGGCCGGTGTGGGACGAGTACTGCACACTCGTCGAGGAAACTCCTGCACGCGGACGACACCTGCGCGTCCACGCCGGCCACTGCACGTACTCCCTGCCGGAGGAGGAGCGGTTCGTCACGCCCGATCTCATCCGTGCGTCCTGTCTTACGGGAACCGCGGAGGAAGTGCGGGTCCAGGTCCGCACGCTCGCCGACGCCGGACTGGACCAGCTCATGCTGCTGCCCTCCCTTGCCACCCAGGAGCGGGTCATCCAGCAGTTCCACGACGAGGTCATGGCCCACCTGTAGCGAACGGTCGCTACGATCGCCCGATGTTGCTGCTGGTCCTTCCCTGGGACGCCGAGGCCGACGCGTCCGCCGAGTGGTGGTACCTCCGCCGCTGGCTCGCCTCTGAGGCTCGCGCCGTGTTCGGCGAAGTCGACGTCGTCTCCGAGCTGCCGGCCAAGCCGCCCGATGATGCAGAAGCAATCCTCGTCCTGAGGTCCTGTCGCGTCCTGGTTGGCCGCAAGTCTCTGCGCAGAATGCGAGAAGAACTCGCGGCGCACAGCCGTGACGGCGGCGACGGCGCCGTCTACGCCACCGACCTGACGACGACCGGGCCGGAGGCGGGCGCCGACCTGTTCACACTCGCGGACTTCGAACAGGCGGAGGCGGCCTGGCTGGCAGGTGACGGACCCGACGCGGCCACGGCTCCGTCCGGGGAAGGTACCTTCCCGGCAGCCCTGCTGTCCCCAGCGGCCACCGCCAGGTGTGTCTCGGGCGAGCGGATACCCGGTCCGCGAGCCGGCCTCTGCTACGAGTTCATCGACTACTACGGCGGCGAACGTGCCGATGTCCTGCCGCTCCTGCCACCAGACCTCGGGCCCGAATCCTCCGTCCTGGAGGTCGGTTGCGGCCGCGGCGCGACCGCGGCCCTGATCAGGGAGCGTCTGGGTTGCCGCACCGTCGGAATCGAACTGAATCCCGAAGCGGCACTGGCAGCCGAGAGCCGGCTCGACCGGGTGATTCGGGGTGACGTCCAGACCGTGGAACCCGGAGAGACCTTCGACGCGATCGTCGCCTTCGAGCTGTTCGAGCACCTGACCGACGGTCAGGCGTTCCTCGAACGCGCCGCCGGCTGGCTCCGTCCCGGCGGACGAATGGTCTTCTCCGTGCCGAATGTCGGGCACTACTCGGTCGTCGAGGACCTGATCGCCGGGCGCTGGGACTACATCCCCATGGGACTTCTCTGCGCGACCCACGTCCGCTTCTTCACCCGCCGCACGCTCGAGGACTGGTTGCATGCGGCCGGCTTCGACCGCTACCGGATCGACGCCCAGACCACTCCCCTGCCGGCCCGGATGGACGCGCTGCCGGAGTCGTTTGCGCCGGACCGCGAGAGCCTGACCACAGCCGGCTTCTACGTCTCGATCTTCACCTAGGGGCGGAACGCCCTCACCAGCGCTTCACCGGTGCGGCGTTCCGTGTAGGTCTCGGCAATCGCGCGTCCGGCCCGGCCGAGCCGCCGGCGCAGTTCCCGGTCACGCCACAGGCGCTCCACCGCGTCGCGAAGCGCCACCCCGTTACCGAACGGCACCTTGATCGAGGCCCGGTCTTCCGCATCGAGGTCGCGGTGGGAGGGAATGTCCGTCAGAACGCAGGGACGGGTACAGCCCATCGCCTCCAGAGCGAGCAGGCCGAAGCCCTCGAGAGGTGACGACGGCCCGACGCACAGATCGACGTCCTGGATCAATGCCGGAACCTCGGCGGGCGCAACGTGACGGTGCCGCTCCGCTTCAGGCCAGAAGGCGACTTCTTCCGCGTCCGCGTCGAGAGACAGCCGCACCAGCTCGAGACGGCCGCCGCTCCGTTCGAAGAGCGGACGCAGCGCCCGCAGGCACCAGGCCACCCCCTTGACCTCGAGATTCCAGTGCCCGCTGACCAGCACCCGTAGCCGTCCGTCCTCGATTCGCTCCCTCGCCGGCGGCCGGAACAGGTCCGGCTCGAAGGGCTGCGGAATCCACCGGGCCACTACGCCGTGACGATCGTGGATGGTACGGGCGAGGTGCGGCGACACGACCAGCTTCCGAGCCGGCAACTCGTACGCGGCTCGCATCACCTCGCGTTCGGCCACCGTCAAGGTCTCGTGACCCGGCTCGTACCCCTGGGAGAGGTGACACGCCAGGCGCTCGGCGATCTCGATCGCCGGAGCGACCGTCGGCGCCAACGTCCCCACCGCTACCTCGACCCGCGGCAACGATCGACCATCGAGGGTCCGAACCTGCCGGTAGAAGGTGTCCGCGCCATCGAACCAGTTCGGGCACGGATCCGGCGAGTGGACGGTTGCGTCGACTCCGAGGCCCCGAAGCGCCCGGACGTGCTGCAACACGACCTTGACGCCTCCATAGAGGGCGGCGCCGGGCAACAGGTAGGCGACTCTCAGGCCACGATTCCCAGGGGTGCCCGTGTCCTGTACGCGCCACGGGTGAAGTCCGGGAACTCGACCGGCTCGCTGCCCCGCGCGACCGAAAGCTCGCTCAGTTCGACCGGCGCCGACAGAGCCGCCGCATCGTAGACGTCCATGTCCATCGGTGTGCCCTCAAGGAGGCAGCGGATCAACCGGTAGTCCTCGAGATAGTCCATGCCCCCGTGACCGGCACCCTCGGCGTCGCCGGCCCGCTCCGTCCAGAGGGGATGCTCGAACCGCTCCCGGTAGGGTCCGACATCGCTCCAGTCGTGTCCCTCGGCCTCGCCTTCGATGAAGATGCGGTCAGGGAATCCGGCGAACACACCGCGCGTGCCCTGCACCAGGTTCAACCGACTGTAGGGCCTCGGGGTCGTCGTATCGTGTTGAAGCAGGATGCTGCGGCCGCGCCGCGTCCGGATCAGGCTCGAGTTCATGTCGCCGAGGGCATAGCGGACCCTGGCGCGCGGATCGTCGGCGCCGAAGCGCTCCGCCGCGTAGAGCGCCAGCCCCTTGGCGGGGCTCGACAGCGAGACCAGGTACTCGAAGCAGTCACCCCGGTTGATGTCCATGCACTGGGCTACGGGCCCAAGGCCGTGCGTCGGGTAGAGGTTCGCGTTGCGTTCGACCGAGTGCTGAAGCCGCCACAGCCCCTCGTTCGCGTCGGAGAACTTGAGCGACCGCAGGTCGTGAATGTAGGCAGCTTCGCCGTGCAGAAGTTCGCCGAACAGACCCTGCCGCACCATGTTCAGGACCATCATCTCGCTGCGGCCGTAGTTGCAGTTCTCCATCATCACGCAGTGGCGGGCGGTTCGTTCGGCAGTCTCGACGAGCCGCCAGCAGCCTTCGATCGTGATCGCGGCCGGCACCTCGACCGCCGTGTGCTTGCCGGTCTCCATCGCCTCGACGCACACTGGCACGTGCCACCGCCACGGCGTCGCGTTGAACACCAGGTCGACGTCGTCCCGCTCGCAGAGCCGCTTGAAGTCCGTCTCGTCCCGCGTGTAGAGCTCCGGCGGCTCATTGTCCGCGTCGACGACCCACGAGGCCACCTCCTCGGCACGGGGCTCGTCGATGTCGCAGACCGCCACGACGTCAACTCCCTCGATGCGCAGGAAGTTGCGCACGTGGCTGCCACCCTGCAGGCCGACGCCAACGAAGCCGATCCGAACCCGCTCGAGTGGAGGCGAGGCGAAACCCGCGCGGTACCCCTCGGCCGCCGCTTCGTTTTGCTGCGCGGGGCTCTGTCCCCCAGCCGGATCCTGCCCCGCCGCGGCGCGGGCGCGAAGAGCGGCAGCGGTCGCCGCCGGCCCCACCCAGGCCGCCTTCAGCAGATCCCGGCGCCCCCAATCGGGCATCCGCCTAGCGCCGCCAAACCCGTCGCAGGCTCCGTGTTTGGCCCCAGCCCCCACCTCCCTAGCACCTTGCGCCGTGGAACTCGCTTCGCTGCGTTCCACGGCGCAAGCTCCTAGAAGTTAAAGAAGTCGTCTTCGCCGGTGTCGCCGAGGTAGGACGCCTCTTCATCGAGCCACGCCTGGAACTCTTCCTCGGTGTGGACGGTCAGGAAGCCGCGCATCGAGTAATGGCTGTTGCCGCAGAGCTGGGCGCAGGCGATCTCGTAGACGTAGTCGGGATTGCCCGTCTCTTCCCGGATCTGGGCGGTCGTCTTCGTGGGTACGAACCACACCGGAATCGACAGCCCGGGAATGGCGTCCTGCTTGATCCGCATGTTCGGCAGGTTGAAGCTGTGGATCACGTCCTTGGACGACAGGTGGATGATCGCAGCTTGGTCGACCGGCAGGTGTAACTGGTTGACCGTCCAGATGTCGTCGGCGCCGTGCTCGTCGCTGCGGTCCAGGCCGATCGGGTTCGTCGCCTCGTCGACCAGGTTCACGTCCGCCGCACCGAACTCGCCGTCCGCGCCCGGATACCAGACGTTCCACGCGAACTGCTGGGCCACGACGCGGACGACGGTCGCTTCGGACTCGTCGGGCACTTCATCGACCCGTTCCGCCCACATCGGGATCGAGAAGCCGAGCAGGAGGATGCCCTCCGCGATCGCCACGGCGACCTCTCCCCACGTGCTCGCCTTGCTCTTGACGCCGACGTAGTCCGCCTTCGGATTCCGGCCGGCGCGAAAACGCATCAGCGTGTAGATGAAGAACACGCCCCAGACGACGAAGAGCGCGAGCATCAGGTAGTGCACAACGTCGATCATGTTGTCGATATCGCCGGCGTGCTCCGAAGCAGCCACCGGGAACATGGCATCCATCATGATTTGAGAGGCTCCTCAACTGTGCTCCACCAGGGCGGCACGGGGTCTTTCTGAGAGTACTCGCGGAACCGGCGCGCGCGGCGCCGGAGATAGAGGAAGAAGAGAACGAAGGCGATCTGCATCGCGAACACCGAACCGAGCAGGAACCAGGCGCCCGCGCGCGCGGCATCGAGCATTCCGCCACCCCCGCCGCCGCCGAAGATGCCCCCGCCGACGCCCTCGTCGCCCAGGCCGCCGTAGCAGGCCCTGCAGGCCCAGGCAGCGGGTTCGGAAGCGAACAGCCAGGCCGCGGCGACGACCGGGATCGTGCGGAACAGCTTGCGGCGCCGCGCCCACTCCTCTTCGGGCGTCGTGATCTTGCGCCAGAACCAGACGCCGTACCAGACCAGAGCGGCCGCGACCGCGAAGGACAGGAAGGCGCCTACCGCGTAGCCGCCGCCTTGGGCGAGGCACCAGCCGCCGAAGAACAGCGCCAGCAGGACGGCGCTGCCCACGAAGACGATGTGAATGACCTTCAGGTTCATGGTTCGATCAGTGCGGCTCGGCGCCTCCGCCGGAGGTGAAGTGTCCGAGCTGGTCGATCACCGAGGTCAGAAGTGGCAGGGCCACCAGGGCAACGAGGAACGCTCCCGTCAGCGCCAGAGCCCAGTAGATGACCCTCTTCTCGTCGATCAGGTGCATGAAGAAGCAGGCGACCAGGGACGCCTTCACGGTGGCGATGAACAGACCGATCGTCAGGGCCACCGGTACGGAAACGTCAAGGTAGTACGCGCCGACCGTGGCCAGGGTGCCTACCATCAGGGCGACGAACACCAGGATGTACGTACGGACGGTCTTGTCGAGATCGGCGTGGTCACTCATGGGCTGCAAGTCGCTCCAGGGTAGCTATCGGATGAGGCAATCAGGCCGTCGCCTACAGGAGGTAGAAGACGGGGAAGAGGAAGATCCAGACGAGGTCGACGAAGTGCCAGAACAGCCCCGAGTGCTCGACCCGGTCGGTCAACCACTGGCGGTTGGTGTGGAACAGCTTCGACCCCGGCCCGGTGAAGTAGGCGTTCCACGCCATGCCGCCGATCACGTGGAGGGCGTGCAGCCCCGTCATCGTGAAGTAGATCGCGAGGTAGGTGTTCGACGACGGAAAGTGGTCGTGCGCGAACTTCGCCGTGTACTCGAAGTACTTGATGACGAGGAAGATGCCGCCACAGCCGACGGTGGCCCACCCGAACAGCTTGAACCGGCCCAACTGCCCGCGCATCAGGGAAGCCCAGGCCATCACCATCGTCAGACTGGAAGCGATCAGCACGATCGTGTTGATCGTGGCCAGCGGAATGTTCAGCTCCGCCTCTTCCTGCATGTGAGCCCACTGCCCGTCCGACCCGAGGCGCAGCATGATGAAGGTGGCGAACAGCGCACCGAACAGCATGACCTCCGAGGTCAGGAACAGCCAGATCCCGATCTTGCCGTTGTTGAGGCCCGTTTCGGGGTGGGCTTCTACCGTGTACGGAATTTCCATCTCTTGTGCGCCCTCGAACGGTCAGGTGGAGGCCGGTTCGGCCTGTGGGACGTAGTCCTGGTCGCTACCCGGGACGCTGTACTCGTACGGCCCGCGCACAACCTCGATCGGCTGATCGAAGTTGCCGTGCGGAGCCGGCGACGGCGCCAACCACTCGACCGTGGTCGAGTTCCAGGGGTTGCGGCCGGCCTTCTTGCCGTTCCGGATGCTCATGAAGAAGTTGATGATGAACGGAATCTGGGCCACCGCCAGGCACCAGGCCGAAACGGACATCATCCGGTTCAGGCCCGCGACCTCACCGGCGAAGTCGTAGGTGATGCCGCCGTCGGCCAGACGCCGGGAGACGCCGTTCAGGCCCTGGACCATCATCGGGAAGAAGACGCCGTTCATGAAGACGAGCGAGGGCCAGAAGTGCAGCTTGCCGAGGGTCTCGTTCATCATGCGGCCGGTGACCTTCGGGAACCAGTAGTAGACGCCGGCGAACAGCGCGAACAACGTTCCCGGCGCGACCACGTAGTGGAAGTGGCCGATCACGTAGTAGGTGTCGTGGAGCGGAATGTCCGCCGCTGACAGCCCGAGCGGCAAGCCCGTCAGTCCTCCGATGCCGAACATCGGCAGGAAGCCGAGCGCGAAGAGCATCGCCGTGTTGAAGCGGATGGAACCGCCCCATAACGAGATGAACAGGGCGCTCAGGATGATCACCGACGGGATCGAGATGATCATCGTCGTCGTCTGGAAGAAGGTGGACATCACCGAACCCATGCCGGTGATGAACATGTGGTGCGCCCAGACGATGAAGCTCATGAAGCCGAGGAAGATCAGCGAATACACCATCGAGCGGTAGCCCCAGAGCGGCTTGCGCGAGTTGTTCGCGATGACCTCGGCGACGATGCCCATCGCCGGCAGGATCAGGACGTAGACCTCGGGGTGAGCAAGGAACCAGAACAGGTGCTGCCAGAGCAGCGGGCTGCCGCCGCCGCTGAACTCCGCGACCTCACCGCCGATCACCAGGCCATCGGGGATGAAGAAGCTCGTGGACGCCACCCGGTCCATCAACTGCAGCACGCCCGCGGCCTCGAGCGGCGGGAAGGCGAGCAGCAGCAGGAACGCGGTGACGATCTGCGCCCAGCAGAAGAACGGCAGGCGCATCCAGGTCATACCGGGGGCGCGCAACTGGATGGCGGTGGTGATGAAGTTGATCGCACCCAGCAGCGACGAGGTGATCAGGAAGATCATCCCGATCAGCCAGGCCGTCTGGCCGTTGAGCGCGGTGTCGGCGAGCGGCGAGTAGGAGGTCCAGCCGTTGCCCGCGGCCCCGTTCGGCAGGAAGAAGCTGCCGAACATCGTCACGCCGCCCATGAACAGGCACCAATAGCTGATCATGTTGATCCGCGGGAACGCCATGTCCGGCGCCCCTAGCTGCAGCGGCATGACGAAGTTGCCGAATCCGCCGACCGCCAGCGGCACGACGCCGAGGAACACCATGATCGTGCCGTGCATGGCGCCGAGTTCATTGTAGAAGTCCGGCAGCATGATGCCGCCGGGCGCCCGGTTCTCGCCGAAGAGCGAGCCGACGAACGGAATCGGCTCGCCCGGGTAGGCGAGCTGCCAGCGCATCAGCATCATCAGGACGAACCCGAAGAGCAGGAACGCCAGACCGGTGACGGAGTACTGGACGCCGATCACCTTGTGGTCGGTCGAGAAGATGAACTTCCGCCAGAAGCTCTGCTCGTGGTGATGCTCTTCGTGTGCGGGTGAAGCGTGAACGGGCTCCGCCATGGACGCCGCTCCTTTCCTGGTCCTCTTATCTCGATCCGGTCAAGACGACGTGCCGGACTACTTGGGGCCCTCGAACACGAAGTTCAGGGTCTGCGTGTCGCTGGCGCCGACGGTGACGGTCTGGGTCAGCGCCCCGTCGTTCCCGAAGTTCGGGACTTCGTGCCGGGCCTCGATCGTGTACGTGCCGGCCGGCAGATTCTCGATCCTGAACGAGCCGTCCATGCCGGTCACGGCGTAGAACGGGTGATCGACCACCGTGACCCACGAACCCATCCAGGGATGGACGTCGCACTTGATCCGAAAACGTTCCGTCTTGCCGAACTCGTAGTCGGCCTCGGTCACGTTGGCCGGCATCGCTCGGTTGAACGGCGGGTTGTCCTTGGACAGCGAGTGGACGTTGTGCAGCAGGCCGTCGGAGTTCTTCACCTTGAACTGCTGTCCGACCTGCACGCCCATCACGTGGGGCGTGTAGATGCAGCCCTTCTGGTCCATGACGACCGGCTCGGAGGGCGCGTCGAAACTCTTGCCCTCGAGTCCCTTCGTCACCATGACGAAGACGTTGGCGAGGGCATTGTCGGCACCGAGGACGAGCGTCTCCGGCTTGACGGCGCCGCTGTGCTTCGCCTCGCACTTGGGATCGGCTCCCATCTTCAGTGCCGGGAAGTTCGGCACGCGGCCGTCGTAGGTGATCTTGCCGACAATCGTGCCGCCGAGAGCCACCGAGGAAGTGGCCAGGGCGAGAGCGAGAAGAACGGCACAGACGCGGATCGTCTGCTTCGGAATCATGTCGATGCTCCTTGACAGGGAGTGGTGTTTGGGTTGACGAGGCGGGACCGGCAGCGTAACAAGGACGGGGGCGCGGAACAAGAACGGATCGCAGGCGCGGCGGCGCGGGTCTGCCGTTCCTCAGATGTTCTCGAAGGCCAACGACTCGACCAGGCGGGGGTCGCGGGTCGGGAGCAGGGCACCGCGGCCCATGAGCCAGCTCACCACCGCGATGAACAAGCCCCCGACGCCGAGAAGCGAAGTCAGGTCGAGCAGGCTGAAGGTCATTTCCCGGTGCAGGTTCGGCATGACCAGCCAGAACACGTCCCAGAGATGCATGGCCAGCATCCACAGGGCGCCGATCAGCAGCAGGACGCGGTTTCGCTTGATCGTCCGCGGCATCAGGAAGAAGAACGGGACGGCAAAGTGCCCGATCGCCAGCAGCAAGGTCGCCGACCGCCAGTTCGCCGGGTTGAGGTCCGTGCCGTGCAGGCGGCTCAGGAACCAGTTCGTCTCCTCCGGGATGTTCGCGTACCAGATGAGGAAAAACTGGCTGAAGGCGATGTAGGCCCAGAACACGGTGAAGGCGAACAGCAGCTTGCCGAGGTCGTGCAGGTGCTCGCCGGTGATCACGCCCCGGAAATGGCCCGTGAAGTCCAGCGACAGCGTCAGAACGGTCAGGGCCGCGAAGGCCGCGATGACCGTGCCGGCGAAGAAGTAGACGCCGAACATCGTCGAGTACCAGTGCGGTTCGAGTGACATCAGCCAGTCGAAGCCGGCGAAGCTGAGGGTGACCGCGAACAGGAACACGCCGACCGGACTGAAGCGCGCCATCCGCCGGGACAGCGCCTCGTCACCGCTCTCGTCCTGGCGCCGAGACGCGCTCCGGTAGTAGAGCGCCAGGCCGCTCCAGACGGCGAAGTAGATCGCCGTGCGAAGCCAGAAGCCGGTTTCGTTGAGCCACGGTTCCTTGACCTGGAGCAGCCGGTCATGCGCGACCGCGTCGGCATGGGTCCAGTGAAAGAGGTCGTACATGCCGAAGGCCACGACGGGAACGAACAGCACCGCCATCAACGGCACGGCGCAGGCCAGGTTCTCGGCCAGACGCCGAACGACGACGCCCCAGCCGGCCTTCGTCGCGTGGTGGATCAGCACGAAGAAGAGGGAGCCGAGGCCGATGCAGAGGAAGAAGACGACCGCCACGAGCCAGGAGTGAAAGAACTGCTTCGCGCTCTCCTTGGAGCCCGCCGCCAGCACGATCGACACGATCGTGAAAAGCGCTCCGACCCCTCCGGCGACGAGCGGCAACCGCGCCCAGCCGCTGCCCGGCCGGATCACGAGGCGGTCGAGATCGACGATGCGGGGTCCGTGTGCCATCAGGCGCGCTCTCCCCCGTCGCCGTCATCCGCGGGATCCTCGATCGGCACGTGCTCGACCTCGGCCGCTCCGAGCCCGCTCAGGAACTCGGCCGTGTCCTCGTCGTCGTACTTCGGATCCCAGGCCTCGATCGCGATGAAGAGGCCGTCGTCGGTCACCCGGGCGAAGTTCGGCGAGCGGAACAGCGGATGGTGGTAGGTCGGCAGCTTGTTGAACGCGAACATGCCGAGCACCGCGCCCAGCGCCGCGCCGAGCACGCCGAGCTCGAAGGTCACCGGCACGAACGCCGGCCAGGTGAAGAGCGGCTTGCCGCTGATGACCAGCGGATAGGCCATGATGTGAACCCAGCTCTGCAGGCCGAAGCCGAGCCCGGCGCCGCCAAGACCCGTCGCCAGCACGACGAACGGCAGCTTGGACGGCTTGAGCCCCATCGCCTTCTCCAGGCCGTGGACCGGGAACGGCGTGAGCGCGTCCCACTTCGAGTACCCAGCGTCCCGGACCGCCTCGCAGGCGCGGTAGAGCTCCTTCGCGGTCCTGAAGCGGGCCAGCACGCCGTAGTGGCTGTAGCCGCCGGACGCTTCGGGTACGTCCAGTCGCATCAGGCCCATGTCAGGCCCCTCCCCCACCGGCCGGCGCGGCCTGCGGCACGGCCTCCCCATCGGCACCGCCCCGCACCACGCGCACGAGCTCCTCGCCCTGGTGGGGGTCGGCTTCCGGCAGGACGGTCTTGACCTCCGCCGTCGCCACCAGGGGCAGGAAGCGGGCGAACAGACAGAACATCGTGAAGAACAGGCCGAAGCTGCCGATCAGCGAGGCGAAGTCCCAGAACGTGGCCTGGTAGTAGTCCCAGTTCGCGGGCAGGAAGTCGCGGTGCAGCGACGAAGTGACGATCACGAACCGCTCGAACCACATGCCGATGTTGATCAGGATCGAGGAGATGAACAGCCAGCCGATGTGGTTGCGCATCTTCTTGATCCAGAACAGCTGCGGCGTGATCACGTTGCAGCTCACCATGATCCAGTAGGCCCAGGCGTACGGACCCAGGGCCCGGTTGGCGAAGGCGAACTGCTCGTAGGGGTTGCCGCTGTACCAGGCGATGAACATCTCGATGCCGTACGCGTAGCCGACCATGCAGCCTGTGAGCAGCATGATCTTGGCCATGTTCTCGAGGTGGCGCATCGTGATGATGTCCTCCATCTTGAACACGACCCGGCAGATCAGCATCAGGGTCATGACCATCGCGAAGCCGGAGAAGATCGCGCCGGCGACGAAGTACGGCGGGAAGATCGTCGTGTGCCAGCCCGGCAACTGGGCGGTGGCGAAGTCCATCGACACGACCGAGTGGACCGAAAGCACCAGCGGCGTCGCCAGTCCGGCGAGCATCAGGTAGGCCCGCTCGTAGTGGAGCCAGTTGCGGTGCGAACCGCGCCAGCCGAGCGCGAAGATGCCGTAGGCGATCTGTTTGATCCGCGTCTTCGCGCGGTCGCGGATCGTCGCCAGGTCGGGGATCAGGCCCACGTACCAGAACATCAGGGACACCGTGCCGTAGATCGACACGGCGAACACGTCCCAGATCAGCGGACTGCGGAAGTTCGGCCACATGTCCATCTGGTTCGGCAGCGGGAACATCCAGTACGCGACCCATACTCGGCCGACGTGGATGCCGGGGAAGACCAGGGCGCACATGACGGCGAAGATCGTCATCGCCTCCGCGGCGCGGTTGATCGACGTCCGCCACTTCTGACGGAAC
Encoded proteins:
- a CDS encoding cbb3-type cytochrome c oxidase subunit I, with translation MAEPVHASPAHEEHHHEQSFWRKFIFSTDHKVIGVQYSVTGLAFLLFGFVLMMLMRWQLAYPGEPIPFVGSLFGENRAPGGIMLPDFYNELGAMHGTIMVFLGVVPLAVGGFGNFVMPLQLGAPDMAFPRINMISYWCLFMGGVTMFGSFFLPNGAAGNGWTSYSPLADTALNGQTAWLIGMIFLITSSLLGAINFITTAIQLRAPGMTWMRLPFFCWAQIVTAFLLLLAFPPLEAAGVLQLMDRVASTSFFIPDGLVIGGEVAEFSGGGSPLLWQHLFWFLAHPEVYVLILPAMGIVAEVIANNSRKPLWGYRSMVYSLIFLGFMSFIVWAHHMFITGMGSVMSTFFQTTTMIISIPSVIILSALFISLWGGSIRFNTAMLFALGFLPMFGIGGLTGLPLGLSAADIPLHDTYYVIGHFHYVVAPGTLFALFAGVYYWFPKVTGRMMNETLGKLHFWPSLVFMNGVFFPMMVQGLNGVSRRLADGGITYDFAGEVAGLNRMMSVSAWCLAVAQIPFIINFFMSIRNGKKAGRNPWNSTTVEWLAPSPAPHGNFDQPIEVVRGPYEYSVPGSDQDYVPQAEPAST
- a CDS encoding carboxypeptidase regulatory-like domain-containing protein; this translates as MIPKQTIRVCAVLLALALATSSVALGGTIVGKITYDGRVPNFPALKMGADPKCEAKHSGAVKPETLVLGADNALANVFVMVTKGLEGKSFDAPSEPVVMDQKGCIYTPHVMGVQVGQQFKVKNSDGLLHNVHSLSKDNPPFNRAMPANVTEADYEFGKTERFRIKCDVHPWMGSWVTVVDHPFYAVTGMDGSFRIENLPAGTYTIEARHEVPNFGNDGALTQTVTVGASDTQTLNFVFEGPK
- a CDS encoding quinol:cytochrome C oxidoreductase; the protein is MAHGPRIVDLDRLVIRPGSGWARLPLVAGGVGALFTIVSIVLAAGSKESAKQFFHSWLVAVVFFLCIGLGSLFFVLIHHATKAGWGVVVRRLAENLACAVPLMAVLFVPVVAFGMYDLFHWTHADAVAHDRLLQVKEPWLNETGFWLRTAIYFAVWSGLALYYRSASRRQDESGDEALSRRMARFSPVGVFLFAVTLSFAGFDWLMSLEPHWYSTMFGVYFFAGTVIAAFAALTVLTLSLDFTGHFRGVITGEHLHDLGKLLFAFTVFWAYIAFSQFFLIWYANIPEETNWFLSRLHGTDLNPANWRSATLLLAIGHFAVPFFFLMPRTIKRNRVLLLIGALWMLAMHLWDVFWLVMPNLHREMTFSLLDLTSLLGVGGLFIAVVSWLMGRGALLPTRDPRLVESLAFENI
- a CDS encoding DUF3341 domain-containing protein translates to MGLMRLDVPEASGGYSHYGVLARFRTAKELYRACEAVRDAGYSKWDALTPFPVHGLEKAMGLKPSKLPFVVLATGLGGAGLGFGLQSWVHIMAYPLVISGKPLFTWPAFVPVTFELGVLGAALGAVLGMFAFNKLPTYHHPLFRSPNFARVTDDGLFIAIEAWDPKYDDEDTAEFLSGLGAAEVEHVPIEDPADDGDGGERA
- the nrfD gene encoding polysulfide reductase NrfD, which produces MAQSQDNTHEPVAGRAPLIVGGYDFRSLTEAVAEPVERKTPIGWWLFFLPSLAMLGLFGVSIGWLFWEGTGIWGLNNPVNWGFAIVNFVFWVGIGHAGTLISAILFLFRQKWRTSINRAAEAMTIFAVMCALVFPGIHVGRVWVAYWMFPLPNQMDMWPNFRSPLIWDVFAVSIYGTVSLMFWYVGLIPDLATIRDRAKTRIKQIAYGIFALGWRGSHRNWLHYERAYLMLAGLATPLVLSVHSVVSMDFATAQLPGWHTTIFPPYFVAGAIFSGFAMVMTLMLICRVVFKMEDIITMRHLENMAKIMLLTGCMVGYAYGIEMFIAWYSGNPYEQFAFANRALGPYAWAYWIMVSCNVITPQLFWIKKMRNHIGWLFISSILINIGMWFERFVIVTSSLHRDFLPANWDYYQATFWDFASLIGSFGLFFTMFCLFARFLPLVATAEVKTVLPEADPHQGEELVRVVRGGADGEAVPQAAPAGGGGA